A genomic window from Silene latifolia isolate original U9 population chromosome 11, ASM4854445v1, whole genome shotgun sequence includes:
- the LOC141610548 gene encoding putative protein phosphatase 2C 9, producing the protein MDSLCCFNSGSQIGGRSSGGSGKGRSHQGAAKYGFNLVKGKANHPMEDYHVAKFVYVHGHELGLFAIYDGHLGDTVPGYLQKHLFANILKEEDFWSDPNRSILKAYESTDQAILNHNPDLGRGGSTAVTAILVDGQKLWVANVGDSRAVLSRKGQAAQMSTDHEPNTERSSIEDKGGFVSNLPGDVARVNGQLAVSRAFGDRNLKTHLRSDPDIKYVEVNADTDLLILASDGVWKVMSNQEAVDIAKKIKDPVKAAKQLSTEALNRDSKDDISCIVVRF; encoded by the exons ATGGATAGTTTATGCTGTTTCAATTCGGGTTCTCAG ATTGGAGGACGGTCATCCGGTGGTTCTGGGAAGGGAAGAAGTCACCAAGGTGCTGCAAAGTATGGGTTTAATTTAGTGAAAGGAAAGGCAAATCATCCCATGGAGGATTATCATGTCGCTAAATTCGTTTATGTCCACGGACATGAGCTTGGCCTCTTTGCTATCTATGATGGCCATCTGGGTGATACTGTGCCAGGTTATCTGCAAAAGCATTTGTTTGCCAATATTCTGAAAGAG GAAGATTTCTGGTCTGATCCAAACAGGTCCATCTTGAAAGCCTACGAGAGCACGGATCAAGCTATTCTTAACCATAATCCTGACTTGGGAAGAGGTGGTTCAACTGCAGTTACTGCTATTCTTGTGGATGGGCAAAAGTTATGGGTAGCCAATGTGGGAGATTCGCGAGCAGTCCTTTCTAGAAAAGGTCAAGCAGCACAGATGTCTACTGACCATGAGCCTAATACGGAACGGAGTAGCATTGAGGACAAAGGTGGCTTTGTTTCAAATTTGCCAG GGGATGTTGCCAGGGTCAATGGGCAACTTGCCGTTTCCAGGGCCTTTGGAGACAGGAACCTGAAGACACATTTACGGTCTGATCCCGACATAAAATATGTCGAAGTCAATGCTGATACCGATCTCTTAATCCTAGCGAGTGACGGTGTATGGAAG GTAATGTCTAATCAAGAGGCAGTTGACATTGCAAAGAAAATCAAAGATCCGGTCAAGGCAGCCAAGCAGTTATCCACAGAAGCATTGAACCGTGACAGCAAAGACGACATCTCTTGTATTGTAGTTCGTTTCTGA